From the Dendrosporobacter quercicolus genome, the window TCCGATTTTCCATTACGCCCTTAACCCCAATGGCTTTCTAATGCTGGGGCCGTCGGAATCGATTGGCCTGTTTGCCGACTTATTCGACCTGGTAGATAAAAAGCACCGGATTTATACGAAAAAATCGATTGCCCCCCCGATGCTGTTTGATTTTACTATGGCTCAGCCCGCAGCTGCAAGCCAAAGCCACAGCAGGGATGAGCAGGAAATTATAAACGGCAGTTCGTGGCTTGAAGTAAAAAAAGAAGCCAACCGGATTGTACTCGGCAAGTATACCCCCCCTGGCGTCATTATTAACAGCAAGCTGGATATTATCCAGTTCCGGGGCCGGACCGGCGCCTATCTTGAGCCGGCTTCCGGCATGCCGAGCGTAAACCTGCTCAAAATGGCCCGGGATGGGTTGCTTGCCGGCCTGCGCGCGGCTGTTCAGCAGGCCAAGAAGGATAATTCCCTGGTTAGCAAAGAAGGCCTGTGCGTCCTTGAGAATGGGCATTCCCTCCTGGTCAATATCGATGTTATTCCCCTCAAAGGTTCGTTCCAAAAAGGCGAATTTTTTCTGATATTATTCAAGACAGCCGGTTCACAGCCGATATACAACCGCCGGCCTGGCAATCACGCTCTGCCTCGGGAATCTGATCAGCAGCCGGTGGCTGATGATGAGATTCTGCGCCTCAAACAGGAAATCACCGTAACCAAGGAGTACCTGCAATCAATCATTGATCAGCACGAAGCCGCTAACGATGACCTCCGATATGCGAACGAGCAGGTACAGTTGAGCAACGAAGAGCTGCAGAGCATGAATGAGGAGCTGGCAACCGCCAAAGAAGAGCTTCAGTCGACGAACGAAGAGCTGATGACCCTAAACGAGGAACTGGGAACCCGCAATAGCGAGTTGAACCATGTCAACAACGATATGGTCAATCTGCTGTCCAGCATTCACGTTCCGGTTCTAATCCTAAATGGCGATTTACGCATAAAACGATTCAATTCAGTTGCCGAAAAGGTCTTCAACCTGATTGGGGCCGATGTCGGACGGCCGATCAACAATATCAAGCCGAACATCCATATTCCCGATCTGGAACAGGCCTGCCTGGAGGTAATCGATACGCTAAAAAGCAGGGAGCAGGAAGTTCAGGACCGGTGGGGCCGCTGGTATTCCATGCAGATACGACCCTATCGGACCACGGATAACAAAATTGATGGCGTAATTATTACTTTCGCCGATATTGACGTCATTAAACAAAGTCTTAAAATCGCGCAGGAATTGCGCGAACATGCCGAGGCCATTGTAGAAACAGTGCGACAGCCGCTGCTGGTTCTAAACGCCGACCTGGAGTTGGAAACCGCCAACAAGGCCTTTTATCAGCTCTTTGGTCTAACCGCTGAGGCAATGGCCGGCCGGTCAATCTTCCAAATTAAGAACGGTCAGTGGGCCATCCCCCAACTGCACACCATGCTGATTGATATTCTGAAGCACGACAAGTCGTTCGAGGATTTTGCGGCCAGTTGCGAGCTCCCCGGCATCGGCAGCCAAAAAATGCTGATCAATGCCCGCCGGATGGTCAACCCGCAAAACAAGGCCTTGTTGATTCTTATGGTATTTGAAATGATTGCCGCTCAGGCGGCTAAACCTTGATGTCGGCCCAGGCCAATAGTGGATAATGCAAGGGTGCTCAGCAGCGCCGGGTAAAAGAGATTGACCCGGCGCGCAGGAGGAGACATGTGGCTCGATTAGATATAAAACGCAAACGCGTTGCCCTGACAAGGGAATTGGCGCGGCTGAAACATGATCTGCAGGCCCGGGAACTGGATCTGGAAATCCAGTGCCGGGCAATGCAGGATACACTCGGCGAACTGGAAGAATCCCGCAGCCGTTATGCCGAGCTTTATGATTACGCGCCGGTTGGCTATCTGACGTTTGACGCTAAAGGCTGCATAACTGAAATCAACCTTACTGGTGCGGCAGTATTAGGCATGGAACGTACCCGTCTCATTGGCATGCCTATGTCTGTTTTTATTGACAAAGGAAGCTGCCAGCTTTTCTTTACCCATCTGCGGTCCTGCCGGTTGACCGGAAAAAAAGTGACCACCGAAGTAAAGCTGGCACCCAAAAACGCTGCGCCCATCCATGCGCAGATCATCAGTATGCCGCTGCCGGGCGGCAAAGGCTATGGATCACAATATCGGTCAATTATAGCCGATATCACTGAACGCAGGCATATGGAACAAGAGATGTTGCGCATGGACCGGTTAAATCTGATTGGCGAAATGGCCGCCGGCATTGCTCACGAAATCAGGAACCCGATGACGACGGTGCGCGGTTTCTTACAGACCTTTATGCGCCGGCAGGAGTTTGCGCATATCCAGTCGCAGCTGGATCTGATGCTCACGGAGCTGGACAGAGCGAATGCTATCATTACCGAGTATCTCTCCCTCGCCCGGAACAAACCTGTCGATCAGTCACTGCAAAGCCTCAATAAGATTGTCGCCGATCTGCTGCCATTGATGGAGTCAGATGCACTGCTTCACGCCAAGTGGGTTGTTGCCGAATTGCCGGACAGCCTGCCCGAATTACGGCTTGACGCCCAGGAAATACGTCAGCTTCTCTTAAATTTGGTCCGAAACGGCTTGGAAGCGATGGCGCCCGGCGGTCGTATAACGCTGAGGACTGCCGTCGAAGACAACCAGGTAGTGTTATTCATCCAAGACCAGGGTCCGGGTATCCCGGCGGAAGTACTGCCGAAATTGGGCACGCCCTTTGTAACAACCAAAGAAGACGGCACTGGGCTGGGGCTGCCGATATGCTACAGCATCGCGCAACGGCATCATGCCCAAATAGAAATTGAGACAGGAAATTGCGGCACAACCTTTATCGTGAAATTCCCGTATCCTAAATAGCTTTGCTCGCCCCTGTGCTACAAAAATCTTTTTTTCCATGCTGCCGTGCAATCTGTAAAGGAGAATGGTTGTCCATTAACAGCACAGGCATAAAGTTAAAACCCGTACTTTCGGCTCTTATTTAAATTTGCTCAGCTAACTTTCCTGTCTTCATCGGGAAATAGCTGAAGTAACAGGCTCATGCAGGGGTGGCAAACGGCATCCTGCATGAGTCCTTTTCTACCATTCAGCGATTCAAGCATTAATCCTTGTCACAGTCACACTTATGTCCGTTCCATACGTGCTTCGACTTGCACATCCATTCCTGGATATCGTTTAAGGTCTCGCCAAAGCGTTGAAAATGTACGACTTCCCGCTGCCATAAAAAGCGCAGTGTGTCTTTTACGCAGGGATCATTGGTACAGCTGATCAGATGTTCGTAAGTGACCCGCGCTTTTTGTTCTGCAGCCATGTCCTCAGCCAAATCAGCAATCGGATCACCCAGGCAGGCGATGTAGGAAGCACACCAGGGCACACCGTTCGTATCCGTCCAGAACAAGCCATGATTATGCTGCACATACTGACCTTCCCAGCCTGCGGCTTTAAAGTCTTCGCAAGTGGCGCCATCAACCAGCTTATAGACCATGGCCGCGATCATTTCCATATGCGCCAGTTCTTCTGTGCCGATATCGGTCAATAACGCTTTGGCCTGATCTGTCGGCATAGAATAACGTTGATTGAGGTAGCGGAGCGATGCTCCAAGTTCTCCGTCAGGTCCGCCATACTGTGTAATGACCATTTTGGCAAACTTTACATCAGGACAGGAAACTTTGACCGGATGCTCAAGCTTTTTCTCGTATATCCACATCTCTTATTTTCCCCCTACAGTTCCCACGGCCAAGGCCCTTTCGCCCATTGCCACGGCTCTTTACTAAATCCGCCCATGCCAAAATTAAGCAGCGGGCCAAACTCTTCCTCATATTCCCGCACCAGTTTTCTTATTGCCTCAACAGCGCAGTTATAGTCATTCAGTGCGTCCTTATCACACGGCCGCGTATCCAGATATAAATTGAGTTCAACGGCCACGAATTCCATCTCCTGGAGTTTCTTAAGCATTGCCAATTGTTTCTCACAACTCACTGCGAGTTCACCTCCAATCAATTACCTCGGTATTGGATAAACGCCCCATAATTCGGGAAATAAAGTCCCTTTCGTTAATGCTTCAGCCGGACAAAAAGCTTTCTGATAACATTGAAAAGGAACATAGGCATGAGCCAGCTTAACATTTGCGGGCACTTCCCCGCACTTGCCGTCTTGCTTGCCGAAACTGTCCATTGCGTGAATCATTTCAAAATCATCATCATCCATTTCGTCGTACCATTTTGTTGCAGCCTTTTTTTTGCTCAAAGTAGACCCTCCTCTCATGAAAGCTAATATATCTTATGTGAATCATTAGATCGTTGTTACTCCCGCAACAAAAAGCCTGCTGTTAAAAACGCCTTTGCTTTTTTTAGGCCTAAAAAAAGACTGCCTCAATTCGCTCATTGAGACAGTCCGCCCGCCAATTAGGCCGGCATAATGATAAACGCCAGTATATATAAGATAATACCCAGACCGCGGTACAGACAGGACAGCGCCCAGGCAAAACGGATTAAGCTTACGTCAACCCCGGTGTATTGGCTGACTCCGGCGCATACGCCGAATATCATGCCATGCGCGGAATCAAGCGCCAGGCGTTGCACCAGCGATGTCCCGTCAATACCGCTCCCGTCGAAAAAATGCCAGATGGTAAAACCGCTAAGCAGATATGCGCCAATGCGAATGAGCCCCAGCATAACTCCGCCTCCTTACAGCTATTGTTGCTATTATTGCCGTAAACGGAGGAGTTTAAACACTGCCGGTTCTTATCACTAGCCGCTGATACTGCCGCCCGGCCTTAACACCCGAAGCCTGCGCCGCCCCTCAGCCGTCCGCCCGGAGGTTCGCCGCGGTTCCGGCGGCAGCCCTTGACCGGCTTTGCGGCCCACGCTCATCAGGATGCCAATGCTCACCATATTAACAATC encodes:
- a CDS encoding CheR family methyltransferase, encoding MGKSNTNDKILHRRFRRHLAISTAKTAKTAKTVLRTGHTAGNQPEQQCRIVGIGASAGSLQALIQLFEAMAETTGMAFVVIQQPDAGNDSTWANILASATALPVSEVLLNAVVRPNHIYVIAPGAILSVSRGMLTAAPPKDGEQQYPPIDSFFESLARDKGNQALGIILSGDGADGAQGLKAIKNAGGITFTQAPAAETGSMPRNATADKMVDFVLTPTEIALKLALLGQADASAATAKTTELFPDQTENLNIIVSLLCKVSGVNFTEYKLLTIKRRIMRRMGLLNIDRLDDYIAYLRQNDRELAALHQDMLINITKFFRDPHSFDALKTTVFPLLLSSTAASAPIRLWVPGCSTGEEAYSLAIALLEYLEDKSVHRQIQIFATDINESVITKARAGIYPQSIAADISSSRLSRFFIEVEQGYQVSKSIRNICLFARQDIGQDPPISRVSFISCRNVMIYFGLALHRRVFPIFHYALNPNGFLMLGPSESIGLFADLFDLVDKKHRIYTKKSIAPPMLFDFTMAQPAAASQSHSRDEQEIINGSSWLEVKKEANRIVLGKYTPPGVIINSKLDIIQFRGRTGAYLEPASGMPSVNLLKMARDGLLAGLRAAVQQAKKDNSLVSKEGLCVLENGHSLLVNIDVIPLKGSFQKGEFFLILFKTAGSQPIYNRRPGNHALPRESDQQPVADDEILRLKQEITVTKEYLQSIIDQHEAANDDLRYANEQVQLSNEELQSMNEELATAKEELQSTNEELMTLNEELGTRNSELNHVNNDMVNLLSSIHVPVLILNGDLRIKRFNSVAEKVFNLIGADVGRPINNIKPNIHIPDLEQACLEVIDTLKSREQEVQDRWGRWYSMQIRPYRTTDNKIDGVIITFADIDVIKQSLKIAQELREHAEAIVETVRQPLLVLNADLELETANKAFYQLFGLTAEAMAGRSIFQIKNGQWAIPQLHTMLIDILKHDKSFEDFAASCELPGIGSQKMLINARRMVNPQNKALLILMVFEMIAAQAAKP
- a CDS encoding two-component system sensor histidine kinase NtrB; the protein is MARLDIKRKRVALTRELARLKHDLQARELDLEIQCRAMQDTLGELEESRSRYAELYDYAPVGYLTFDAKGCITEINLTGAAVLGMERTRLIGMPMSVFIDKGSCQLFFTHLRSCRLTGKKVTTEVKLAPKNAAPIHAQIISMPLPGGKGYGSQYRSIIADITERRHMEQEMLRMDRLNLIGEMAAGIAHEIRNPMTTVRGFLQTFMRRQEFAHIQSQLDLMLTELDRANAIITEYLSLARNKPVDQSLQSLNKIVADLLPLMESDALLHAKWVVAELPDSLPELRLDAQEIRQLLLNLVRNGLEAMAPGGRITLRTAVEDNQVVLFIQDQGPGIPAEVLPKLGTPFVTTKEDGTGLGLPICYSIAQRHHAQIEIETGNCGTTFIVKFPYPK
- a CDS encoding manganese catalase family protein; amino-acid sequence: MWIYEKKLEHPVKVSCPDVKFAKMVITQYGGPDGELGASLRYLNQRYSMPTDQAKALLTDIGTEELAHMEMIAAMVYKLVDGATCEDFKAAGWEGQYVQHNHGLFWTDTNGVPWCASYIACLGDPIADLAEDMAAEQKARVTYEHLISCTNDPCVKDTLRFLWQREVVHFQRFGETLNDIQEWMCKSKHVWNGHKCDCDKD
- a CDS encoding spore coat protein CotJB codes for the protein MSCEKQLAMLKKLQEMEFVAVELNLYLDTRPCDKDALNDYNCAVEAIRKLVREYEEEFGPLLNFGMGGFSKEPWQWAKGPWPWEL
- a CDS encoding spore coat associated protein CotJA, with translation MSKKKAATKWYDEMDDDDFEMIHAMDSFGKQDGKCGEVPANVKLAHAYVPFQCYQKAFCPAEALTKGTLFPELWGVYPIPR
- a CDS encoding PspC domain-containing protein, whose amino-acid sequence is MLGLIRIGAYLLSGFTIWHFFDGSGIDGTSLVQRLALDSAHGMIFGVCAGVSQYTGVDVSLIRFAWALSCLYRGLGIILYILAFIIMPA